The window GCTCCCACGCGCCATAAACACGGTAGCCATACAGCTGTCCGGCTTTGATGTCACGAACAAGTCCATGCCATACGTAGGCGGTGCGTTCACGCAGGGTGATGCAGTCGGTCTGCTTCCCCGCTGCATCGAAAAAGCACAAGTCCACCCGCGCGGCACCTTCCGAAAAAATGGCGAAGTTAGTGCCCTTGTCGGACACAGTGGCGCCAAGCGGAAAGGGTCGACCAGGTAGCAGTGTGTATTTCATGTGCCTTTGGATGCTGTGAGCAGGTGACAGTTGCGAGCCCGGTCAAAATTACCCCAATCATAAGCTTCGTCAAACCAAATCACCGCGTTTCTCCATGAGACAAAAAGAGAGCTACCTGATCCCGCACACTCCAGCGAACGCGTCTGCTCTACAATCAGAGCAGATGGATCTAGCCGCCAAAGCCGCCGTGCTCCACGCCACGCTGCAAAACCTCGGCAGTGTTCTGGTCGCCTACTCCGGCGGCACCGACTCCGCCTACCTCGCCTACGCCGCCCACGTCGCCCTCGGCAACAACATGCAAGCCGTCATCGCAGACTCCCCTTCCCTGCCTCGTGCCGAACTCGCCGCTGCCCTTGCCTTCACGACCGACCACAACATCCCCATCCAAATCCTCCACACCAACGAGCTCGACAACCCTGACTACCAGCGCAACGACGCCAAACGCTGCTTCCACTGCAAAGACGAGCTCTTCACCCAAATGGAAGCCGAGCGCTCCTCACGCGGTTTCGCTCACATCGCCTACGGTATGAACCTCGACGATCGTGCCGAGTTCCGTCCAGGACAACAAGCCGCGACGCAACACCGCGCCGTCGCCCCTCTCGTCACAGCAGGCCTCACCAAGCAAGAGATTCGCGCCCTCGCCCTCCAGGCCGGCCTCAAGCTCTGGGACAAGCCCGCCAGCGCCTGCCTCGCCTCTCGCATCGAGTACGGCCGCCCCGTCACACGCGTCAACCTCACGCAAATCGAGCAAGCAGAAGACGCCCTCCATGCACTCGGCTTTCCTCAAGTCCGCGTTCGCCACCATGGCGACCTGGCGCGAATTGAAATATCCCGCGATGACCTTCCTCGCGCGCTCGCTCTGCCCATCTTCGAAGCCATCACCGCTGCCATCAAGCCTCTAGGCTTCCTCTACGTAACCCTCGATACGGAAGGCTACCGCTCCGGTTCCATGAACGACACTCTTCTCGCAACCTCCTCCATACGCCCCGCGCGCTAAACGATCGCACCGGAACATGAAACAATGGCTCTCATGCGCATCGCTTACCTCGACTGCTTTGCCGGCATCAGCGGCGATATGTTCCTCGGAGCACTCATCGACACCGGAGTAGATCCAAAGATCCTCCACGAAGCCATCGCCGCCCTCAATCTCAACGCGACACTCAAGATCGAAAAGGTCGACCGCAGCGGAATCTCCTCCACGAAGATCCACGTCTACGATGGCTCGAAGCTCGCTGAAGTGAACCCAGCGCCCGCATCGCAAGATCACAGTCACACCCACGAAGAGGGTCATACTCACCAACACAGCCACACCTACCAGCAGCAACCCAAGACCCAGCACCAGCACAAAGCCGGCCACACACACGATCACGACCATGCTCATGGCCGCTCCCTCACCGTCATTCGCGATTTGATCAACGCCGCATCTCTGGCCCCTGCCGTCAAACACACAGCGATCCAAGCCTTTGAGCTACTCGGCGCATCCGAAGCCAAGATCCACAATGTCCCCGTCGAAACGATTCACTTCCACGAGGTAGGCGCCGTCGACGCCATCGTCGACATCGTCGCCGCGTCCGCCGGCATCCATGCCCTCGCCATCGACAAGTGGTACTGCTCTGCACTCAACATCGGCGGCGGCATGGTCGACTGCGCCCACGGCCGCTTCCCTGTCCCCGCGCCCGCCACCGCAGACCTCCTTCGCGGCCTTCCCACCTACTCAGCGCATATCGAAAAAGAGCTCGTCACTCCCACCGGCGCCGCACTCATCCGCGCACTCTCTCCTACGTTCGGCCCGCATCCCGCAATGCGCGTCGAGCACATCGGTTACGGCGCCGGCTCTCGCAACCCCAAAAGCTTCCCCAACGTCCTGCGCCTTAGCATCGGCGAAGCAACCGACCCCGCAGCTATTCCTCCATCGCCAATCCCTCACTCCCACAAGAAGAACGAGGCCCATCACCATCACACCGCGCAGACCGTCACCGTCCTCGAAACAGCCCTCGACGACCTCTCCCCGCAGATCCTCGCCTACGTCTCAGAGCGAGCCCTGGCCTTGGGAGCACTCGATGTCATGCTTACTCCCGTCGTCATGAAAAAAGGCCGTCCCGGCACTCTGCTGACGATCATCTGCAACCCCTCGGAACAAAACGCAATGGAGCAGCTGGTCCTCCGTGAGACCAGCACGCTCGGCGTTCGCGTCCGTCAGGACAGTCGCGTCTGTCTCGACCGTAACCACGCACACGTCACCACGGCCTACGGCGAGATCCGCGTCAAGGTCGGCACTCTCGACGGGCAAGAGTACAATGTAGCGCCCGAGTTCGAGGACTGCCGCGCTGCAGCGACCAAACACAACGTACCTCTCAAGCTGGTCCAGCAGGCTGCCATGGTGGCCTACTTCAAATAGAGCATTCACCATCTGACCCCATCGCCAAACTACAAATTGCATCCAATGAAATAAGCTTTAGAACCAACAATGAGGAGTGAGCGTATGGAGCGAAGAGACTTTCTCAAGACCGCAACAGTGGCCAGCGTAGGCGCAGCGATCCCAACAATCGCGCAAACCGGACAGCCAGCCGCAATGCCGGTCAAGCGGCCCGAATCACCCGACATGCTCTACCGCGAACTCGGCACCACCGGCGAACGAGTCTCCGCCATCGGCATGGGCGGCTACCATATCGGCAAACAGAAGGACTCCGCCGAAAGCATCCAGCTCCTCCACGCCGGCATCGACCGCGGAATTACCTTCATGGACAACTGTTGGGACTATAACGACGGCATCTCCGAAGTTCGCATGGGCCAGGCCCTTCGCAACGGTTATCGACAGAAGGTCTTTCTGATGACAAAGATGGACGGACGCACCGCAGACGAGTACAACAAACAGCTTGAGCAATCCCTCGGTCGCCTCCAAACCGACATGATCGACCTCGTCCAATTCCACGAAGTCATCCGATTCGAAGACCCCGACCGCATCTTCGCCTCAGGCGGCGCCATTGAAGCAGCCATCGCCGCGCAGAAAGCGGGCAAGATTCGCTACATCGGATTCACCGGCCACAAAGACCCTGCTGTCCACCTTCGCATGCTCGAGACCGCGCAAAGACACAGCTTCCACTTCGACACCGTTCAGATGCCGATCAACGTCATGGATGCGCACTTCCGCTCCTTCGAAAAGGAGGTCATGCCCGTCGCGCTCAAACAAGGCATCGGCGTCCTCGCCATGAAGACCTTCGGCGATCCTTACATTCTCAAAAGCAACACCGTCCAACCCATCGAAGCCCTTCACTACGGCCTCACTCAACCGGTCTCGGTCGTCATCACCGGCATCGACAACACCCAAACTCTCGATCAGGCATTCGAAGCCGTACGCACCTTCAAACCCCTCAACCAGGCCCAGATCAGTTCCCTGCTGGCCCGCACCGCCACCGCCGCCAGCGAAGGCAAATTCGAACTCTTCAAAACCACCAACCACTTCGACGGCACCGCCGCCAATCCCAAGTGGCTCGGCTAGACTTCCAAGTAGCATGAACAATCTCACCATCGATGAACTCAAAAAAAAATGGCGCACGGAGAACTGCACTTATACGCCTGTCTTGGCTTCTGAGATACATGATTTCGAACAAGGACGAAAAATTGTCTTTCCAGAAGACTTCAAACGCTATTTGCTTGAAGTGAACGGAACGAAAGTCGACGGCGACGCCAATTTATTCGAGTTCTATCCGTTGGATAGGCTCGAAACGTGGATTGAAAAGAAATGGACAATTCCTCCGCGTACGCCGAACTACTTTGCGCCTGGCGAATTTTATGTCTTTTGCGACTACATGATCTCGTGTTGGGCCTACGCGATTCGTCTTGGCAAGGATCAAGACTCAGGAGAGGTAATAGCGTGCGGCTGGTTGGAATTTACGAAAATTGCTGACTCTTTTACGGAGTTCATTGAGCTATACCTCGCAGACGATAAGCGAATTTATCCACCTACGCCTTTGAAAGTAGTGAAGTGATGAACAAAGCCTCCCTCCTAGAACTCCTTGCCGCCGTCCAATCCGGAACCATCACCCCCACCGACGCTACCCAGCGCCTCGCCGACATGCCCTACGAGGACATCGGCCACGCCCGCATCGACCACCACCGCACCCTCCGCCTCGGACTCCCCGAAGTCATCTACGCTCAGGGAAAATCCCCCCAACAAACGACAGAGATCTTCACCCGCATGGCCGCCGCAGGCACTGACGTCCTCGCTACCCGCGCCGATGCGCCGACCGCCTCCATGGTCCTCGCCGCCACGCCTGCAGCCATCTACCACCCAAAGGCCCGTGCCATCACGTTGAAACAGTCCACCGCAACAGAACCTACGGGTCACATCGCCATCCTCAGCGCCGGCACCAGCGACCAGCCCATCGCCGAAGAGGCCGCCGTTACCGCCGAGCTCTTCAACACAAAAGTTACCCGCCTCTACGACGTAGGCGTCGCCGGCCTCCACCGCCTTCTCGCCGTCCGCGATCAACTCACCGAGGCCAACGTCATCATCGTCTGTGCCGGAATGGAAGGTGCCCTCCCGTCGGTGGTCGGCGGCCTCGTCGGCGTCCCCGTCATCGCGGTCCCCACCTCGGTCGGCTACGGAGCCAGCTTTGACGGCGCGGCCGCTCTTTTGGGAATGCTTAACTCATGTTCCCCCAACGTCACCGTAGTAAATATAGACAATGGCTTCGGCGCGGCTTACACTTCCGTCCTAATCGCACGAGCCTCTGCCCGCCGTAGCTGACGGAACGAGGCATAGACGATAATTTGCCATCAAATGGCGAAAGGTGGCCAACATGCTTCCCCACGATGACAAACCTTGGGCAAAAAGCCTCGCGCGCGCCGTCATCTGCCTGACCATCGTCGCTCTGGCTTGTCTAACTTACTTCCTGCAAAGCAGGGACATGCTCCACATCCCCGAGATCGTCGGAATCTTCCTTCTCTTTCTCACGATCGTTCCGCCAAATCTCGCTGTTCTCTATCCGTGGCTGCTCACCGGCAAGCCCGCGCAAACCAACAACCGTGTCCCTAAATCCACAGCGCGATGAGATCCGCCCTCTCTTGAAGGCACACGCGAGCCATCAGGCTCATGTCGAATAAAGTTCCGTCAATCCTGATTTAGCGGCCGAGCCTGCGTCTCATCGCACCTGCAAGGCTCAAGAGACCGGTACCAAACAAAGCAAATGTAGAAGGTTCAGGAGTAACCGCGCTTGGCGGGTCCACCGAGCTGATCAGCGTCAGCGAACCCGATTCAACATACGGGTCGGTTTTGGGGAAGGCAAATCCGCTCATATAGTTGACGCCGTCATTACACGGCGCAGTCATCGAGCAGATACTCCCGCCGGTATAGCCGACCAGGCTGCTGACAGGCAACGCCAGCGAAAAAGGTTCCGTCGAACTCTGGTCCGAAAGAAAAAATGTATACGTAAAGTCTGGGTGAGGATAGTAGCCATCCAGCATCGTAAACGTGGCGACTACATCCGCAGGATTCCCACCGAGGTAATACGACACGTCAGCACTCACCCACGTCCCGGTAGTCACGTTTAGGGACACTGTTCCCCCAGCGGTATCGGTTGGCAAAAATCCCGAGCCTGTCGTGATATTAACGGCAAACGTGTCCACAAAATCAGCGTGAGCGACCAGCGGACAGACGACCAAAACCAAGGCAGCGACAACAAAACGCAAGCAGCGCATAGTAAATCTCCAGATACGCTGCCCTAGTATGCAATTCCCCTGCCAAGTTTCCGCGAGCTAAAGCACTCTCGTTACTCTCTCGTACTCTACCCTTGCCTCAAACACTGCAATTTATTGCACTCCGAAACAGAGTCCTATTACCTATGGTGAACCTAAAGTCACCTGCATGAACTCCACTCACCTACTACAGCACAAACCGTTGCAGCAAATTGTTTGACACTCCAGATGCGACGCCAGCGGACCTGCTAAAAGGGTAGAGCTCGAGATGCTTCTGAGAACAGGCAGAACATACTGTTCACTTGCGAACATTCTTTCTCGATTCTGAACAAAGCATCAAACCCAAACATCTCAGATGTAGCTGCAACCAATTGAAATCACGTTAGTTGATCGCGGGGAAGTTTGGCGGCAAAAGTGCATATTCCCTCGATGGCTATGCAGACGATATTCCAAGATCTACGCTTCAGCATTCGCACCCTCCGCAGATCACCCGGCTTCGCGCTCATCGCCGTTCTGACCCTCGCCCTGGGAATTGCTTCGGTCACGTCGATCTTTAGCGTGGTGAACTCCGTACTGCTGAAGCCGTTTGCCTTTCCCGAAGCGAACCGTCTCGTCGTGCTGCGAGAGACAGCGCGAGAGTTGAACTACGCGCCCTTCCCCGACAACTACAAACACTATCTCAATTGGAAGTCCAACTCGAAGACCCTCGCGAGTGCGGCGATCTTTCGCAACAACACCTTCAGCGTCTCATCAGGAACGGATCATCCGGAGATCGTAGGCGGACTCAATATATCGTCTGAGTTTTTTTCTGTCCTCGGCGTCGAGCCGGCGCTGGGGCGAAGCTTCCTGCCCACCGAAACGACGAAAGGTCACGACAACGTCGTCATTCTGGCCTGGAGCACCTGGCAGCGATACTTCGCGGGAGATCCCAGCGTAATCGGTCGCACGCTCACCATCGGCGGAACCCCCGAAACCGTAGTGGGCGTCCTGCCGCAAAGCTTCAGCTTTCCCCACATGAACGAGATGGCCACCGCGGTCTCCCAGCAGGAGGTCCGCCCATACGAGATCTTTCAACCCCTCGTCCCTGATCCCAGCTTCATGAATGACACAGGCGGTTACGATTTCCTCGTCGTCGGCCGTCTCAAAGCAGGTGTTTCACCCACGCAGGTCGAAAGTGAGCTGGGTGGACTACAAGAGTCATTCGTTCAAGCGGCCCACATCTCTCTTCACCCATGGATCGTCGTCGAATCGCTGAAGCAGGAGGTTGCAGGCACGGTGAGCACAGCGCTCTGGCTGTTGCTGGCCGCCGTAGGCGCGGTACTTCTCATCGGCTGCGTCAATCTGGCTAACCTGCAACTGGCCCGCGCCGTCGCACGCGAACGCGAGATCGCAGTCCGGGCTGCGCTCGGTGCGACCCGCGAAAGACTCGTCCGCTCCACCTTAATGGACAGCATCGTTCTGGCTGCAGCAGGAGGAGCGCTGGGCATCCTGCTTTCGTTTACCGGGGTGCGGCTCTTTGTTGCCGCAGCTCCAGCAAGCCTCCCTCGGCTCAACGAGACTCACGTAAGCTGGCCCATACTCCTGGCCGCGGCGGCCCTGTCGATCTTGACAGCTCTGCTCTTTGGCGCGCTGCCGGCGCTGCGCTCAATGCGCGTCGATCCACAGTCGGCCATGCAGTCCAACTCCAATCGCGTCACTAACTCCCGCGCCGGACAGCGAACGCGCAACATGCTTGTCGCCGGCGAGATCGCCTGCACCGTCGTTCTGATGATCGTCACCGCACTGTTGCTCCGCAGTTTTTCGCGGCTCCTGACACAGCAACGTGAGTTCGACTCCACTCATGTCACTCTCGCGCAGGTAGATCTCTATGCGCCACAATACGGCGACACCGTCAGCAACTCCGACAAGGTGCGAGCTGAGTTTATCGACCGCGCCTTGGAAGGCCTCGGACGGATGCCGGGTATTCAATCCGTGGCCATGACCAGCGAGATGCCACTCGCAGGAGAGACCTGGGTAGACGGCATCCACAGGCCGGATCATCCCGTACCACAAAACCACGAACC is drawn from Edaphobacter lichenicola and contains these coding sequences:
- the larC gene encoding nickel pincer cofactor biosynthesis protein LarC, with the protein product MALMRIAYLDCFAGISGDMFLGALIDTGVDPKILHEAIAALNLNATLKIEKVDRSGISSTKIHVYDGSKLAEVNPAPASQDHSHTHEEGHTHQHSHTYQQQPKTQHQHKAGHTHDHDHAHGRSLTVIRDLINAASLAPAVKHTAIQAFELLGASEAKIHNVPVETIHFHEVGAVDAIVDIVAASAGIHALAIDKWYCSALNIGGGMVDCAHGRFPVPAPATADLLRGLPTYSAHIEKELVTPTGAALIRALSPTFGPHPAMRVEHIGYGAGSRNPKSFPNVLRLSIGEATDPAAIPPSPIPHSHKKNEAHHHHTAQTVTVLETALDDLSPQILAYVSERALALGALDVMLTPVVMKKGRPGTLLTIICNPSEQNAMEQLVLRETSTLGVRVRQDSRVCLDRNHAHVTTAYGEIRVKVGTLDGQEYNVAPEFEDCRAAATKHNVPLKLVQQAAMVAYFK
- a CDS encoding aldo/keto reductase is translated as MERRDFLKTATVASVGAAIPTIAQTGQPAAMPVKRPESPDMLYRELGTTGERVSAIGMGGYHIGKQKDSAESIQLLHAGIDRGITFMDNCWDYNDGISEVRMGQALRNGYRQKVFLMTKMDGRTADEYNKQLEQSLGRLQTDMIDLVQFHEVIRFEDPDRIFASGGAIEAAIAAQKAGKIRYIGFTGHKDPAVHLRMLETAQRHSFHFDTVQMPINVMDAHFRSFEKEVMPVALKQGIGVLAMKTFGDPYILKSNTVQPIEALHYGLTQPVSVVITGIDNTQTLDQAFEAVRTFKPLNQAQISSLLARTATAASEGKFELFKTTNHFDGTAANPKWLG
- the larB gene encoding nickel pincer cofactor biosynthesis protein LarB encodes the protein MNKASLLELLAAVQSGTITPTDATQRLADMPYEDIGHARIDHHRTLRLGLPEVIYAQGKSPQQTTEIFTRMAAAGTDVLATRADAPTASMVLAATPAAIYHPKARAITLKQSTATEPTGHIAILSAGTSDQPIAEEAAVTAELFNTKVTRLYDVGVAGLHRLLAVRDQLTEANVIIVCAGMEGALPSVVGGLVGVPVIAVPTSVGYGASFDGAAALLGMLNSCSPNVTVVNIDNGFGAAYTSVLIARASARRS
- a CDS encoding SMI1/KNR4 family protein, with translation MNNLTIDELKKKWRTENCTYTPVLASEIHDFEQGRKIVFPEDFKRYLLEVNGTKVDGDANLFEFYPLDRLETWIEKKWTIPPRTPNYFAPGEFYVFCDYMISCWAYAIRLGKDQDSGEVIACGWLEFTKIADSFTEFIELYLADDKRIYPPTPLKVVK
- a CDS encoding PEP-CTERM sorting domain-containing protein, with product MRCLRFVVAALVLVVCPLVAHADFVDTFAVNITTGSGFLPTDTAGGTVSLNVTTGTWVSADVSYYLGGNPADVVATFTMLDGYYPHPDFTYTFFLSDQSSTEPFSLALPVSSLVGYTGGSICSMTAPCNDGVNYMSGFAFPKTDPYVESGSLTLISSVDPPSAVTPEPSTFALFGTGLLSLAGAMRRRLGR
- the larE gene encoding ATP-dependent sacrificial sulfur transferase LarE; this encodes MDLAAKAAVLHATLQNLGSVLVAYSGGTDSAYLAYAAHVALGNNMQAVIADSPSLPRAELAAALAFTTDHNIPIQILHTNELDNPDYQRNDAKRCFHCKDELFTQMEAERSSRGFAHIAYGMNLDDRAEFRPGQQAATQHRAVAPLVTAGLTKQEIRALALQAGLKLWDKPASACLASRIEYGRPVTRVNLTQIEQAEDALHALGFPQVRVRHHGDLARIEISRDDLPRALALPIFEAITAAIKPLGFLYVTLDTEGYRSGSMNDTLLATSSIRPAR
- a CDS encoding ABC transporter permease is translated as MQTIFQDLRFSIRTLRRSPGFALIAVLTLALGIASVTSIFSVVNSVLLKPFAFPEANRLVVLRETARELNYAPFPDNYKHYLNWKSNSKTLASAAIFRNNTFSVSSGTDHPEIVGGLNISSEFFSVLGVEPALGRSFLPTETTKGHDNVVILAWSTWQRYFAGDPSVIGRTLTIGGTPETVVGVLPQSFSFPHMNEMATAVSQQEVRPYEIFQPLVPDPSFMNDTGGYDFLVVGRLKAGVSPTQVESELGGLQESFVQAAHISLHPWIVVESLKQEVAGTVSTALWLLLAAVGAVLLIGCVNLANLQLARAVAREREIAVRAALGATRERLVRSTLMDSIVLAAAGGALGILLSFTGVRLFVAAAPASLPRLNETHVSWPILLAAAALSILTALLFGALPALRSMRVDPQSAMQSNSNRVTNSRAGQRTRNMLVAGEIACTVVLMIVTALLLRSFSRLLTQQREFDSTHVTLAQVDLYAPQYGDTVSNSDKVRAEFIDRALEGLGRMPGIQSVAMTSEMPLAGETWVDGIHRPDHPVPQNHEPPANMRWVSPSYIDTLKIPLIEGRNLQPSDREHPTNALISQQSARTIWPGEDPLGKTFTTGEDATYTVVGVVADARINDLKKTASMIYLPYWQNPWWRAYFLIRSSHPISTDTIRREIWKIDPQVAIPVLKSLDDQVNDSVATERFQTILLSAFGAAALLLALLGVYGVLAYSVSLREQEFGIRIALGSGRAALMRLVLRQAAVPVVGGILAGLALALMVTRWIQTLLYETRAIDPAAITVTIALLLTAALLAALLPARRAASVDPIKTLKME